The Clostridium sp. DL-VIII DNA window CCAAACGACTAGAGCCAAGCGCAGTTCTAGAGTCTCTTAGGAATTTAGTCTCATAATTTTTTATATGTTTGACAAAGAATACAAGTGAATAATGAATTTTTAATAAAAATTATAAATATAGTCATTTCTTTAAATAAGAAATGACTATATTTCAATATATTTTTATGTGAGGAGAATGAAAAATGAACTTAATCTCTGTAAATCAAGATAAATGTATTAAATGTGGAATTTGTGTAAATGAATGTCCGCAGTACGTATTGCGGCTTGAAAAAAATGGCCCTAAAGAAATTTATCCTGAGGATTGCGTGGCATGTGGGCACTGTGTTGCTATCTGTCCAAATGAAGCTATAGAAAACTTTAAAAGTCCATTAGCCAACCAAGTGAGTTCTAAAAAATATCCTAGATTAAGCCCGGAAGAAGCAGAAAATTTTCTTCGCTTAAGACGATCAATCCGTTCTTATAAAAATACACCTGTCTCAAGGGAGAAATTAAGAGCTTTAGCTAATATTGCACATTTTGCACCTAGTGGACATAATCTGCAGGGCATATCTTACATTATTATAGATGATAGAGAAATACTTGACGAAGCTGTAAATATTGTT harbors:
- a CDS encoding nitroreductase family protein, which translates into the protein MNLISVNQDKCIKCGICVNECPQYVLRLEKNGPKEIYPEDCVACGHCVAICPNEAIENFKSPLANQVSSKKYPRLSPEEAENFLRLRRSIRSYKNTPVSREKLRALANIAHFAPSGHNLQGISYIIIDDREILDEAVNIVIGELENNNSVSNYTKLYREKGIDTILHGAPCLILAIADVDFLRGRENSIFSLSYMELYAPSLGLGSCWAGLFERIVLKNNSLLFKLLNIPDGKKITGAVMVGYPKYDYPRLTDRNPLEVTFVD